One stretch of Brachyhypopomus gauderio isolate BG-103 chromosome 8, BGAUD_0.2, whole genome shotgun sequence DNA includes these proteins:
- the nprl2 gene encoding GATOR1 complex protein NPRL2: MGSNRRIECIFFSEFHPTLGPKITYQVPEEYISRELFDTVQVYIITKPELQNKLITVTAMDKKLIGCPVCIEHKKYSRNALLFNLGLVCDARTKTCALEPIVKKLSGYLTTLELETGFISNEESKQKLLPIMSTLLEELNATGACTLPIDESNTIHLKLIEQRKDPMIVQEYDVPVFTQNKDHFIKSQWDLTTQQILPYIDGYRHIQKISAEADVELNLVRIAIQNLLYYEVVTLVSIFQYSNVYCTTPKVQSLMDDKSIQEECLHYINKPGQRASLRDVFQLYSGLTPGTTVRDLCSRYSQQLQRVDERKLIQFGLMKGLIRRLQKYPVKVVRDERSRPPRLYTGCHSYDEICCKTGMSYKELDERLENDPNIIICWK, translated from the exons ATGGGGTCGAACAGGCGAATCGAGTGTATATTTTTCAGTGAATTTCATCCAACTTTAGGTCCAAAAATCACATACCAG GTGCCTGAAGAATATATTTCAAGGGAATTGTTTGATACAGTACAAGTCTATATTATCACCAAACCTGAACTACAGAACAAACTCATTACAGT GACTGCAATGGATAAGAAGCTAATTGGATGTCCAGTGTGCATAGAACATAAAAAATACAGCCGAAATGCCTTACTGTTCAACTTGGGTCTGGTGTGTGATGCTAGAACTAAGACGTGTGCCCTTGAACCCATAGTCAAGAAGCTGTCAGGGTACCTCACAACACTGGAG CTTGAGACTGGCTTTATTTCAAATGAGGAAAGTAAACAGAAGTTGTTGCCTATTATGTCTACATTACTGGAAGAGCTCAATGCAACAGGAGCCTGCACCTTGCCTATCG ATGAGTCTAACACGATTCACCTGAAGCTGATTGAGCAGAGGAAAGATCCCATGATAGTTCAGGAATATGATGTTCCGGTTTTCACTCAAAATAAGGACCACTTCATCAAGTCCCAGTGGGATCTCACTACTCAGCAG ATCCTGCCCTACATCGACGGGTATCGACACATACAGAAAATCTCTGCTGAGGCCGATGTTGAGCTGAACTTGGTACGAATCGCCATTCAGAACTTACT GTATTATGAAGTTGTAACACTAGTGTCAATATTTCAG TACTCCAATGTTTACTGCACTACGCCTAAAGTCCAGAGCTTAATGGATGACAAATCTATTCAGGAAGAATGCCTTCATTACATCAATAAACCAG GCCAGAGAGCGAGTCTCAGGGACGTGTTCCAGCTGTACAGCGGTTTGACTCCAGGAACGACAGTGCGTGACTTGTGTTCCCGTTACTCACAGCAGCTCCAGAGGGTGGATGAGAG GAAGCTGATCCAGTTTGGTTTGATGAAGGGCCTGATTAGACGACTACAGAAGTATCCGGTTAAAGTTGTTAGAGATGAGAGGAGTCGTCCTCCCAGACTTTATACAGGTTGTCATAGTTATGATGAGATCTGCTGCAAGACTG gaATGAGTTACAAGGAACTGGATGAACGCTTAGAAAACGATCCCAATATTATTATCTGCTGGAAGTAA
- the thumpd3 gene encoding tRNA (guanine(6)-N(2))-methyltransferase THUMP3 — translation MSACERQGALQPFCATIGATVPTGFEHTAAEEVQEKIGASATISRDRGRIYFDIRTDSLSKVHHLKSVDNLFVVVQQYDNYQFKDTKEEALSDLQQLPPTLPWANAMEVWKMNNSLKKRRGRRRGPVAARPKPSGDTADPEKLGDDPDAPAVEVKQDDGREADPDPDPEERGQEVEAQPLKFRVTCSRAGDKHSFTSNDAARDFGGAVQEFFQWKADMTKFDVEVLLNIHNSEVVIGIALTEESLHRRNITHFGPTTLRSTLAYGMLRLCKPQMSDVIVDPMCGTGAIPLEGVTEWSQSFFLSGDNNDMAISRTVNNISHILKRRQDGGSTFPGLPIDTAQWDLCHLPMRTSSVDIITTDMPFGKRMGSRKKNWDLYPSCLREMARVCRPGTGRAVLLTQDKKCFIKALAKMGGLWRKAHTVWVNVGGLHAGVFVLRRTGTFYDAGPEAEQPQKVPESQGADVEEKMV, via the exons ATGTCTGCGTGTGAACGCCAGGGGGCGCTGCAGCCCTTCTGTGCCACCATAGGCGCCACCGTCCCTACAGGGTTTGAGCACACAGCAGCAGAGGAGGTCCAGGAGAAGATAGGAGCAAGTGCCACAATTAGCAGAGACCGAGGCAGGATATATTTTGACATAAGAACGGACAGCCTCTCTAAG GTACATCACCTGAAATCTGTGGACAATCTGTTTGTTGTAGTACAGCAATATGACAACTACCAATTCAAAGACACAAAG GAAGAGGCATTATCAGACCTGCAGCAGCTGCCTCCTACTCTGCCTTGGGCCAACGCTATGGAGGTCTGGAAGATGAACAACTctctgaagaagaggagaggtcGCAGGCGAGGACCTGTGGCAGCCAGACCGAAGCCAAGCGGGGACACGGCAGACCCCGAGAAGCTGGGGGACGACCCCGATGCACCAGCGGTGGAGGTGAAGCAGGACGACGGGCGCGAGGCAGACCCGGACCCGGACCCGGAGGAGCGAGGCCAGGAGGTGGAGGCCCAGCCCCTGAAGTTCCGTGTGACGTGCAGCAGAGCTGGCGACAAGCACAGCTTCACGTCCAACGACGCAGCCCGAGACTTTGGTGGTGCCGTGCAGGAGTTTTTTCAGTGGAAGGCGGATATGACTAAGTTTGATGTGGAG GTACTGTTGAATATCCATAACAGTGAGGTGGTGATCGGCATTGCTCTTACAGAGGAGAGCCTACACCGAAGAAACATAACACACTTTGGCCCCACGACTCTACGCTCTACCTTGGCCTATGGCATGCTTAG actTTGCAAGCCACAGATGTCCGATGTGATAGTAGACCCCATGTGTGGGACTGGAGCCATACCTTTAGAG GGAGTCACAGAGTGGTCACAGTCATTCTTCCTTTCGGGAGATAACAATGATATGGCCATCAGTCGAACGGTGAACAACATCAGTCATATTCTAAAGAGAAGGCAAGATGGCGGAAG CACTTTTCCAGGTTTACCTATAGATACTGCTCAATGGGACTTGTGTCATCTGCCCATGAGGACGAGCTCTGTTGATATCATCACTACTGACATGCCCTTTGGAAAGAG AATGGGTTCCAGGAAGAAAAACTGGGATCTGTACCCATCGTGTCTTCGGGAAATGGCTCGGGTGTGCAGGCCAGGCACAGGAAGGGCGGTGCTTCTCACCCAGGACAAAAAATGCTTCATTAAG GCACTAGCAAAGATGGGGGGGCTGTGGAGGAAAGCGCACACTGTTTGGGTGAACGTAGGAGGGTTACATGCTGGGGTGTTCGTGCTGAGACGCACGGGGACATTTTATGATGCTGGTCCAGAAGCTGAGCAACCTCAAAAGGTTCCTGAGTCACAAGGAGcagatgtggaggagaaaatGGTTTAG